TTCTCCCAGGCTCTGCATGTCAGTGCAATCTGCGggattcagattttttaaaatcagacgGTGCCTCGTCCTGCAGAATATTGAACAGGAACCTGTGTGGTATAAACCATGATTTCAGGGTGTTGGTATGTGTTTGTAGCCCATGTTGGAGTGTTTCCGTAGACCAAGCTAGACTGCACTTTGTCTTGTAGAATCAGCCCTAAATGCCTAAATACACCTTCAGGAGCCCAGTTTAAGAACCGAAGTTTGTCAGTGTTGGATCAGTCTTGTATCTGTTCCTCAGCTCTTGCTTATGTTCCCTGCCACTGTTGGAACTAAACTAAAGCTCTGAATTCAAGCATTTCCAGCTTGGAAATATTTGCCCATAGACTGGGATGTACTTCCATCAGTAACATGCTGTCCTCTTGATGCACAGGGGAGCAGAGTAACTTCAGGTATTTAAGTATATTACCTtagaaatagaaaggaagaaattgcaCAGAGAACACATTTTCCTTATTTAAGTTCAAAAATAAATATAGCTGTAACCTAAACGGGTATTTATCAGCATTGATGCCCTTTGGCCTTACCCCAGTGGACttttctcactgacttcagtgggaaaaaGATGGACTCTGCATAGGAAatctgtgaatatttttttcttcttcatccatCCATCTATTTTGGGATGTGCTAAATGCTTGTTCTCTGTTGTAACATTAACACCAGTATGTGGAAACTTGGGTTGCTAAAATAAATCAGTGAAATGCAATATACATGACTTCACATGGAACTGCATGTACATTGTTGAGCACAGGCAGGCGCCCCGTGTCCACCCTGCCGTGCCAGCTTTACAGCCAGGTACACACTATTGTGTTCCGCAGAGGTGGGGTGCTGTAGTGAGGCAGGCATGGACTTTGTGCTGCCGACGTGTATGGAGTGTCTGTAGTTCCTCAGCTGGCCAAATATTTCTTGGTTGCCATTACACCACAGTAAAACTGATACTTTCACCAGTCTCAGAGTATGGGGATGGCAAGGTCTATAGTATTTCACAAAAGCATCTTTTGATCTTTTGCATTGTGGGCCTGACGGAATGTTCACTGCAGGCAATGAAAATTTTATTGTTGATGTGCGAGGTATTGATTTGTGAGGCTCTAACTGTGTCTCTTTAGTTTTGTTAAGTTAGTGATATTGACTTCAAACTAACCTGTGGCATTTTTCTGACCTCAGTAGAGACCCTCCCTATTCATGCTAGTATGAATTAGCACATTTGCAagtgtgtttaatttttatttttaatggaaaaatgaaaagggtGAGCTCAACCTTTATGGGCTGGACTGTTACAAAGTTGGACTTCGATGAAGACATTGAGGGGCCAGTCCTGCCTCAGAGTCCCCTCCAATCCATGGGAGACTGGCCAGCTCCGCAGAGTGGTCCTGTACCTCAACGACGATTTATCAACCACAGTCACACGCGCACAGATGAGGAAGGAATCCCTGGGGCTGCTACCTTCCCTGCCCCTCTGGCTTTGGATAAGACAGCAAGTTCGGAGCACGCCTATGCCCCAGGAGGAAAGAGGAGCCAAGTGCGTTGCTCTGCTGGACACAAGGCTGCTCACTCCTCTCCATGCAGCATTGATATTCAAGGCCCTTACAACTAAGGACTGGGAGACATTCCCATGGAATTAGCtgttccccctttctttttcctgtttaagAGGTAAGAGCTGCACAAATTCCCTCTTTAGTAGTCACCtaagagagaaaacaacaaataaTCTGTCATCAAAGTATTTAGAGCTGATGACGAtatctgggttggttttgggggtgggggttgtttcttttttttttttttactgtgatgttTAAACAAAATCCATAAATCACAGTCATATGACAAGAAATGGGTTGTTTCATATTGGCTGTAGCTGCTGGTTATTCTTGTCCAAATGTACAGAAATGCCCTCATGGTTACTTACCAATGACAACCTGCTCAGGGCTTAACATTTTTCAGTTTCGTGGCAAGCTTGCAAGGTTACACATATACACTGAATGAAACATAGCCCACTGGTTATTTTTAGAGAGGCTCTAAACAAGAAGTAAATCCCTGGAGTAGTGCTGCCAGAGATGGTGTAAAGTTCAAATCCAAATTAAAACTGCCTATCTTTGGCCTAAATTCCAACCTAAATTTGAGGAAAACTGTGATCTATACCTGAACTTTATGACAAAAAATCCTTTGCAATTATTTTCTAGCACCTAAGAATATATGAACGTGGTACAAACACTTGAAAATTAGACCTTGAGTGAAAAATCCGAACATTTGTCCAAGAATGTAGTACCTGGTCTTGTGAGATACTGTTGTATAACTTTAAGTTATGATAGCTGCACTGGAATTTGGAGAGTCTAATTTATTGTGAATCCTAGTTCTAACACATCTTTGTAAGATCAAGTCCTATAATGTAATTGTAAActttgggggaaggaagagaaacatGCTTATTTACCTTACAGATCTTTTTAATAATGACCTCTGATGTACAAGACTTGGTTTAGAAATCAGCAAGATACAATATGAAGCAAGTAGAACCCTTTTCAGCAATATATTTATGCAAAGTAGTTGAAAGTAGTGCAACTGAAGCATGTTCTTGATTTCTTTGCTGAATCAGAGCCTGCATCTTCTTCCTGCCAAGGCAGCAATCTCAATACCACTCCTAAATGCACTAGTAATTCTAGAAGCCCTAATGAAAGTCAAGATAACACCACAGATTTTATAAATAAGGGTCTTTATTTAGAATACTgttgaaaacattcttggcaaccacattgtataaatatataaagttAAAAGTTTGACACAACAAACCAagcaatattaaatattttttaattttttccccctttttgttttgtgtttaattttttgcttatgtttcttttttttctttcttttcgtctttttttcctttttttgcaaagcaaCTCTTATTTACAGTTATACAAAAAGTTTTATAAAAAATGGTCCACAACCTTATTTTGGCCAGAACAGGAGTAATAGGAAGGATCTGTCATGCCACACCACTGTTGTAGATTTCTATTCTCCTCTGCATTCAGGAGCCAGGTTCCTATTCCCCAAAGCTGAGATTAAACATTGGCCATTTCATGGTATACAATTTTATCCCTAGACATATTAAATAACTTTAGCGTAACAACCAATAAATAACTAGGTGTATTTTGAAGTAATACAGGTTTGAAAAGTTATATATTTGAaggaattttcagtgatattttaaaaCTGGAACAAGTCTTGAGAAGTCTTTTTAGTCTTAGAAGGCAGGTCTTGGAGCGTGGCTGAACAGAGCAATTTGTTTTCAGTGCAGTCCAGCTGGACCTGCCTTTATAGCACTTGGTAGAtagggttgctgctgctgctgctgttatccTGGGGAAGTGGGGTGCAGTTGGTGGGGGAAGGAATTTGGGCTCCGCTGTCATTCAGACTCGCTCCTTCTGGGGGGGAACAGGGACTCCCTTCAGCAACAGTTTCCACTGGAGGCAGTATAGAACATGTGGAGTTATCTGTGGAAATCCTCTCTACAATGCTTGAGAGGCAATCAAGGCTGGAAACAACAGAACTCTTCCCATGCTTTGGAtctaaaaaacagacaaaaaggtGCTCAGTTTATCCAATGGGTACTTAACGTCAGTAGGATGTAGTTCTTTCATAAAACACCAGTGAGTGCCTGACAGTATGCATCTGTGAGCATGTAAAGATTCAGAGGAACTGAATATTGGTGAAGGATGCCAATTATCAGGAAACAGATtgtaattttcaaaatgaaagagaCATGCAACCAAAGTATGCTACTTTTGGGGCAGGGTGGATCCAGGGCTTCACTTCAGTCCatagaaagggaagggaaggtttGAAATCAATTGACAATTTCTCCATTTTGGATCAATGATAGATAGAAGTCTTCATGCAAAACATGGTTAAACACTGAAAATTAGTTGAAGAGAGGGATATATTTTTTATCCAGATGTTATATTTGCAAAATAGGAAATGCAGCTCTAATAGATCCCCCTATTTGCAAATACATCTAGAGGAAATCCAATGCTTCTACTAGCATCAACAGCTCGCTGGCTGAAAAGGCAGGTTCCTCTTTCAGCCCAGCTGGGGTCAGCGGAACAACTGGGGACAGAGACAGCACGGGGAAGTTTGCTGCACTGACTGCCTCAGTCTCCATGTTTCACATGGCTGTTACGGCACATACTCACCATTTGGTGATTCTGTGTAGTAGCTGCTGTCATAGCTGTTTCTCCTGCGAGAGCTGCAAGGAGGCCCGCTGTACTCCATCTGGAAAGGAGAGCAATCTGAGTGAGGTCACTGGTTGGGGACAGCATTTACTGAAATCCCAGTAACCATCCAATTTCTTATTTCAGTCCCTAGAGTGTGCCATCATTCCAGTCCTGGCTGAAATGCCAGCAAATTGTAGTTTCTTTGAATGAGGCAGAACTTAACTTGGCTAGAAGGGGATTCACCTCAGAATATTTTATGTGGCACAGCTGTTCCAAGGGAAAATTACCATTGTTGTTGTATCGAATGCTGTAGCTTACAAATGAGATGAGGTTTTCCAGCATTCTGATCAGATACTGTCCTACACATATCTTCAATTTACAACAAGGAGACCAAAAGGGTAATGAgtctttttttggtttaatttttgaAGGTTTTTCCAAACTGAGTTCCTCTTAAAAAGCCTCCAGTCTACCTTTGTCCCTTGttatttcctttagtttctcttcccatttccattttgtagagaaaaatccccaaaacattgACCAATATATTTGTTTCCAATACTTTAATCCACAATGAAATTATTCTTtctgacagaaggaaaaggctgTATTTTGAGGAGGGATAATTTGTGTAAATCTGCTCTCCAATCTGCCAACTATCTCATAATTGCAGATGTTCAACTCAGTAATGATTATCCCCaccaacagcacagaaaaaaatctcaggtctTAAAGTGCTGCCGATATCCAATCCCAGACAGCTGTCCTGCGCTCTAGTCACCACATCTCACCACCCCAGAGCCAGACCAGAGTCCAAGCCTATAGCCCCAGTGAAAAGATGCAGTGGTGAGACGCCCTCTCTGGCACCCACCCTTCTTCTCCACTCCCCATAACATAAAAACAAGACTGAAAGCTTGGGGTCTCCTTCCTATTGCTGGTAATTGCCTATGGAGGGGATGAAGTGTGAGGAGAAATAGAGAACCTTTTTCTTAAGGCTCAAGAAAAACAACTCCTCTTGCTTAGACCCTTCTCCTGTTATCATGAGGAACCGCAGAAAACAAGACCCAGACTCTTACCAGTTCCCCTGTAACTACCATGACCAAGGGGGACCTTCCTCTCTGCTGTCCCTAGAGGATTCGAAGGAAATGATACAGCAGAAGATGGAAACAGAGATGCCCCAGGAACTACGGGAGCACAGGCAGGGCTCAGACCTCACCATGCCCCCAGGCACCCATCACAGGCAGCTTCCCAAAGTGCTCCCCCAGCAGCTCTCCCCTGGCTCCCCCAGGACACAGGGGGACCTGCCTGACTTCACATCCCAGGGAAAAAAGTGcggaaaagatttttcttctttcccagagatCCTGGCATGTGGGGACCCCACCTCCCTTTGCTGCTGGAGCTCAAGGCACGAGAAGGGGCTTTGTCTTCTGCCTGGGGAGGTACGGAAGGCAGCTGCTATAGGAAAAGCAGGAGGTGACTCGCCCTGCGCAGGTTTGGACCAACAGCGTCTGGGGCACCTCGGTGGCAGGGTGTCCTCCCTGGGGCACTCACCATGCCATCGGAGCAGTTGGAGCGAGGGCTAGAGGCATCTGATTCCCCGCTGTAGTGCTCCAGCACCGGGTAGTAAGcgtcctcctgctcccgcagcagcGCCTGCAGGCTCTCGATGTAGCGGATGGCGTTGCGCAGGATCTCCACCTTGGGCAGGCGCTGGTTGGGGTTGGTGGAGGTGCAGCGCTTGAGGGTCTCAAAGGCTTCGTTGACCTTGCTgagccgccgccgctccctcATGGTGGCAGCCTTACGGCGGTCGGCGTTGGTGGTCTTCCTCTTGCAAGCCTTGCAGGCCCACAGCAGGCAGCGGCCAGCCTGGTGGTGCCCGCTCGGCGCTCGGACGTGCTCCTCCTCGTGCGGGTGCCCGTGGTGGTGCCCGTGGTGGTGCGGGTGCTCCTCGGGCTTCAGCAGGCCCCCCACGTGCACCAGACGGGGGTCCAGGTCCTCGAAGAAGTGCATGTCCGACGTGTTGAAGCACGGGTCGTCGTAGAAGTCATCGGCGGCCGCGAAGGAGCAGAGGGAGCCCTCCGTCATCTCCATGGGGCCCAGTAAGTCCATGGGGGCGGCGGAGGAGACGGTGGCTGGGCCAGAGAGGGTGAGGGAGGGGATCAGAAGAGAGGGGGCTTCGATCGGGCTCTTCAGCGGCAGCCACCGTCCGGGCGGGTGCGCGGAGCGGAGGCCCTCACACCCTCTCCCAGGCGAGGCCACCGgcgctggctgctgctgccgccgacCCCCTCCCCAGCCGCGCCGGTCCGGGAGCGCCACTCGAGGCCGTATTTATGCCGGAGCCCCCCCGGCGCGGCGGGTCGGgtcgggacgggacggggcggggcggggcgcggcgcggcgcggcggggcgggggccgcggccgccggaGCCCCCGGagcagcgcggggggggggggggggcgtgggggcgGCGGAGCGCGGTGTCCTGGGGACGCGGGGCGCCGTCGGGGCGGTGTTGCTGGCGCTCGGGCTGTTGCAGAGCTAACGCCAGCCGCTGCCGGCGCTCGGCTGCACGGTTGTCCTTTTTCGCCCCCtctccgctttttttttttttttttgggccttttttttttttttttttttttttttcttccccccgcTTTAAGCAGCCCGCCCTGCCCAGCCAGTCAGGGGAAGCAAGGCTCCCCGATGCCCGAAGGTGCCGGCAGCCGCCGAGCGCTTGCCCCGGGGGACAGCGGTGCTCCCCGCTTCTCCCGCACGCCCCGGCGGGGCCGCGTTGCAGCGCCTTCCCCCGCGCgtcccggccggtggccggcggcggcgcgcaccTCGGGGCAGGGCTGCGGCAGCGGCTCCGCCGGTTTCTCCCAGGGAAGAAACCCCCAGCCGCGGGACGGGTTTCTCCGCGCCGGCCGCGGCCGTGCGGCTCTGCGGCCACAGGGTAACTACCGCGGGGGCGTTCGCGAGGGCGGACGGTGCGGGCGGCACCTCAGGGCGGCGGCgaggcgccggggccgggggggggggggccgccgcggAGGGCCGCCGCGGAGGGCCGGGGCCgtgcccgcccccgccccgcgagGGCAGCGGGCGCGGGCGGAGAGGCACGACGGAAAAGGTCGTGGCCGGGGGGGAGCcagcggggcggccgcgctcAAAATGGCGGCCGCCTGGTGGCGCTGCGctcggcgggaggcggcggcgtgACATGGCCGCCTCTAGGGGGGGGTAGCGGCCCGCCGCCCTAGGCCGCCCTGGGCCGGGGGTTCCCTCCGTCACCTCCGCGCCGTGAGCgggggctgtgggctggggcaggaATTAGGGCCACGACTCTCCCAGGAGGGTGATGGGCCGCCGGGTCTCCgggacagggaggggagggaggggaggagaggagggagcggGCCTGTCCAGGAGAGACGTTACTCTGGAGCCCAGGCGCTCTGCTctcacctggggaaaaaaaattcccagcagAAAAAGCGGATGCGTCTGGGGCCCGCTGAAGTGTGTTAGCCTTTTTCTTGGGAATcagggtgtccctgcccacgtCTGACCCAGGTACAGTTCAGAGATACATACCGAGGATGGAAAACGCCCTGCAAGACTCAAGTGCAGTTATTGAAACTATTTGACCTCAGAGCAAAAAGTTGTGTGGGAGGGTGAGGTCTGGAGTGGCTGAGACACCCAGCCTAGTGCCTGAGCAAGTTGCAACCGTATTTATGACAGGAAGTATGTGATTCCTCCAATAAAGCAACGCAGTAATGGTTTAATAATGAGGTACTGGAGGAGAGCCGAGGCCCAGTTCAGCCATCACTTCAGCGAATTACTCTTTTCACATGAGCTACAATGTATAAATTTGCATTTCAGGTTCCTCTTTCAACTTAAGCCTCTGTTTACCTTTATTCTGAAGTCTTTGAAGTGATTGATTTCACCCGGTGAAGTAGCATTTTGCTGCACATTAGTTGCACTGCAACTGGATTGGTGGTGCACCAAGACTTTGTTATTTCAGGTAACTAGCAGTGGCAGAGTTTGGACCTTGGAGAAATGGGGTGATTTTTGGTAACGTCTCTCAAGGGTGCCAGAGTTTTTACTCTGGTTTTGGAATATCATTTGAGATGAGAAATTTGGTTCTTGTTCCAATACGGAAGCACTTCAGCAATTCAGCTGTGTGATTTCATTGACTTCGTGGTTAAAATAGTTATGGGTATTTTTAATGTACCATGAGCTGAAATTAATCTCCATTCTGCAGTTATAAATGCTGGTGAAATTTCAACTCATTCAAAACCAGAGGCAAAGCTCTGTCTTCACTGGGGCAAAGACTGAGAGAATCTGAAAAGGTAAAAAACATCCATCACTGATCTAGTCCCCAGTCCCTGTGCCTATGACTTCTCAGAGGGGCTATTGTGATGGTGGCTTCTTTTGTCGTTATATGATTTGGTTTTTGCAAAAATTCCTAGTCCGCAGTCGCCATTTTCTACCTACTTTAATGTCTTTGACTACAAAGATAAGCACTGTTAGTCACATTCTGTCAGTATCCATGaaagagaaaatttttatttaaagaaataagtatATGTTTTAGACTCTGTACACGTTCATTCTTTCACTGTATCCAATGCTGAAAAGTGATATGTCCCAAGGAGATCAGCTATTGACCACCCTGATACATTTAGAAGAGTATCTCTCAGCTGTTTCTGAGAGGCAGAGTAGCAAGCTTGTGGAAACACTTCACTGTTATCACAGAGGTTCTTTGATCCAGAAGGAatgaacagaattattttttttttaaatc
The DNA window shown above is from Accipiter gentilis chromosome 17, bAccGen1.1, whole genome shotgun sequence and carries:
- the MYOD1 gene encoding myoblast determination protein 1, with the translated sequence MDLLGPMEMTEGSLCSFAAADDFYDDPCFNTSDMHFFEDLDPRLVHVGGLLKPEEHPHHHGHHHGHPHEEEHVRAPSGHHQAGRCLLWACKACKRKTTNADRRKAATMRERRRLSKVNEAFETLKRCTSTNPNQRLPKVEILRNAIRYIESLQALLREQEDAYYPVLEHYSGESDASSPRSNCSDGMMEYSGPPCSSRRRNSYDSSYYTESPNDPKHGKSSVVSSLDCLSSIVERISTDNSTCSILPPVETVAEGSPCSPPEGASLNDSGAQIPSPTNCTPLPQDNSSSSSNPIYQVL